In Zonotrichia leucophrys gambelii isolate GWCS_2022_RI chromosome 27, RI_Zleu_2.0, whole genome shotgun sequence, the genomic window CACTGGCGCACCTGTTTCACCACTCTTGGCCTTCCCAACACCATGAGCGCACCGGCCTAGACCTCAGAGTGAGCTGCTAACTTCTTGCAGCAATGGGGTGTGTTTCACCATAGGGGCATTCCCCACTCTCCCACAGGGCAAGCCCATAGAACCCTAAAAACCATGCTTGAAAACCAAAAAGACAGGGAGCTGGGGTGTCCTCATGGCAGATTAGCTAAAGCCTTATATgtcctgaatttttttaaattgggatGAGACAGGACAAACTGCTTGTGAGAGACAGTATTCCTTCAACACTAAGACTCATCTAAGATCTCCAGTAATGGTAAAGGACTttggtaaaataaaatttaatggtAAATTAACTGGACAATGGAAAGGACCCCTGGACTAAATGACATGGGGAAGAGGTTAAGCCTCTGTCTCCACAGGCCACCACATAGAGTGGATTCCATTACAGCGTGTGCGACCTTTTGTTGCACCATTCTGATTCCATGTGCATATAGTTGCTATGTTATAAGCATGTTACAGTTTTTGAAAAGTTTTTATAGTTATTATTGTTGTCACTGTTATTAATGTTTTAGGAgttgtttaggttttttcttGTAGGTTTTTGTTggctaataaaaaaaaagaaaacaggcagGGAGATGAGGGATACGGGGGTATAACTGTTAAAGTTGCTCAGGTTATGCTCACCAGAAGGCCCTGtgggaaaggcacagctgcaggccGGATGGTGGCAGTTGGTTGAGACCTGAGAGGCAGTAATGGGTGAGGAGAGACACAAGCTGGGAGTGAGGTTGTGATTGGCTGGAGGAACACACGGACAGTTGTGTGAGTGGGAAGCTGATTGGCTGAAGGAACACATGGCCAGTGTATGAGCAGGAAGCTGACTGGCTGAAGGAATGTGTGGACAGTGTATGCACAGGAAACTGATTGGGTGATAGGATGTGCGGACAGCAGCGCTGCCGCTGAGCCAGCCAATGGGTGCCCTCTTTCTGTTAAGTTCTGTTAGGCCTGGGTTTGGTTTCAGTTACGTCAGGTGGAGATTAAAGGTATAAAAAAGGGCGATTTCTACCATAAAGCAATCTCCTTTGGATGCATAAGGGGGTCCATGTCACTTTGTTTCCCACTGCTACAGTCTTTGCAAGCACGATTTACATTAATCAAACCAACACTGAAAAGCATGAAacttattctaatatctgtCGTACCACACtctaaaaataacagaagaaaacaagctGAGCTAAAAGGCTTTTGCTGTCAAAGACAGGGAAATCCCTTCTGCAAGCCACAGTGTTGGCATCCTCTTAAGAAATGAAACAAGAGTGCAAAAATTAAACCTCCTGGAGATTTCAGATTAAAGAAAGTGTCTCATGTGTTTTGGTTTAGCACATCACCATGGCAGGGTAGTTTGTGAcctgtgagctgcagccagTAGGAAAAGCAGGTAATTATTTATAAACCCTGGTCCTGTTAGCTGCTTCTGATCTGCTGCACTCTGAAGGTGCCCTAAAATCGGCATCAGCAGCAAACTTTTGAAAACCTGAACCCTGCCTGAGAGTAATTTATAGCATCTGAGCTATTATTTGCTGATTCCCTGGGAGGACATTCTTGTGGACAATGAGGGCAGAACAGCATCATTTGCTTTCTCCACACCTTGAATCATCTAGGGAAAGCTGGTACAGAGAGACTCACATAGTCTCAGTTCCTGCCTTCAGATCAATGTATTTTAACTCATGGATTGGCACACACCTGAATGACTAGGAAATAGCTGCACAAGATAAGCTGGCCAAGGGATTCATATCAGTGAGCAGTTGCAGAGAAGAGCAGGTTTATCCTTTGTATGCTTGTTGCCAACACAAGAGTACACAAGACAGAGACAAGGTCAGAGCTCTCCTGTTTCATGTGGAAATCCAGAGTATGAGCAAGTAGCTACTCAACTTGCTCAGCTGCTGTAAGACACCATGACCATCTCTTAGAATAAAaccataaataatttttaaaacgCAGACCAGTAGCATGACACTTAAAGGGCATCTTCTCAAgcctgtgctcttcaacatccACATTAATGACCTGGATGCAGGACTTGAAGGAATACTTAGGAAGTTTGCTGTCTGCACtgaactgggaggagctgtcaAGTCTCTCAGGGGCAGAGAGGGCCTCCAGAGAAACCTTGACAAATCAGAGAAATGGGCATCACCAATTGTGGGAAGTTCAACAGGggaagtgctggattctgcatgTGGGAAGGGGCAAGCCTCGATGTGTGGGTGGACTGGGGAATGAGGCTGAGAGCGGCTGAGGAAGGGACTTGGGAGTCTTGGTCCatggcaagttgaacatgagtcagcagtgtcctggcaccAGGAAGGACATCTGTGTCCTGGGGCATTAGGTAAAGCATTCCTGGTCAGGCAGGGGATTGTCCTACTCTGCTTTGGGGCAGCcccacctccagtgctgggggcagttttgagCACCACAATATAAAGAAGACATTAGGCCATGAGAGACCATCCAAAGAAGGGCCATGAGaatggtgaagggccttgaggggaagccatatgaggactggctgagggcacttggtctattcagctggaggagactgaggtcAGACCTCACTGGGATCTTCAACATTCTCCTGAGGGAtagcagaggggcaggaaccAATCTCTTCACTCTCCTGACCAGGGATAGGACTTGAGAAAATGGTACAGCTGTGTCCAGGGAGGattaggctggatatcaggaaaaggttcttcccacaaagggtggctgggcactgaacTGGTTCCTCAGGGAATGGGTCACCGCCCAAAGCTTCCAGAACTcaaggagtgtttggacaatgtgctcaggcacagggtggaattgttggggtgtcttgtgcagggccaggagttggacttgatcttcACAGGTCCTTCCCAACTCAgtatattctgtgattctatgacatCTAAAATGCTTGCTCTACTCTCAGGGCATTGATCCTTAGCAAAACTCACTTGAAGTGATGCCAGGCATGGTACAAGGCACTGAGGTCATGGGTGTGCAGAATGGCATCACACACATGTCACCAAGGAGGAGATGAAGAGGCTCCAGCCCACAGTCCACATGCCTCATGGCTGAAGGGTGCTGGGTTTGCAGTACTTGCACTGGATCCACACCCGATACATCGTCATCTGCTTCCCACGGTTCACTTGCAATCGCCGATCAACCAGATTCTGGACTttttccagcccagctgtggtgAACAGATGATCTAACTCATCTGGaagcaaagagaaggaaacTGAGGAGACCATAGCTTTTCTTTAACTGATACCTGCTCACAGGTATCAAACAAGATAAGTACTTTACTAGGGGAGTTTAACATCACAGTTTTTCAAGTTTTCCTTCTagcaaagaaggaaagaattaTTTGGAGTACATCTAGAACTACAGACTTGACAAAGGAATCAGCAGCAATTTCAAATAAGCATACTGCTTGTAGTAAGTAATTAAGGAGCATCTTCTGGCAAGCTGGGACAGAGCTATTACTTCCCCCTTGCCCAGAGGAATTTCAGAGTCCACAAGACCAAAGAACAGGATCAGACCTATGCTTTTAAATAGTGGCAGTAAGATCTGTGCTGCCTAGGCTGGAGGGGAATGGGATTCATTAAGgttaaatttgggaaaaaaaaatcccccacacCCTGTTGGGGCCCAATTAAAGCACTAAGAGCCCTTGAGGCCTCAACAATTCCACTGGCAGATAATCCTGACCAAACAAGTAAGTCTCACAGTGCCCCagtcctgctgagcagcagagcttaCTCCCAGAGCACGTGGTTTGTCTGGAGTTTCTGTAGGAAAAGTTTGACAGGTTTCAGCTTGTGCTTCTTTATCAGATGCTTTCCATTGTGAAGTATTCACCAAACATGCATTAAACATTCATTTTGTTGTGCCAAATACGAGTTGTGCAGAGGGGAACAGTTCAGTTGTGCCAATGCTCTAGAACTGACTGGGCTCAGAGGCCTGTAGTGGAGGGACTGGAGGTGCAGCTGGTGATAAACAGGAGAATAACAACTGCTGCTAACaccaagcagcagctgaactggAGGGGCTGCCTCAGCTCCATGCTGAACCACACCCTTCTgatttcctcacaggagagcaggaaaattAAGGGAAGGCCTGCTAAGTGGTGTCCATCTCTCTCCATCATCTGCAGCCAATATACAAGGAGAGCTCCTCCAATCCCACCCCTCCCAGGGTAGCACACACACCAGTTTTCCTCTTAAAGGATTTTCCACTAAGGAAATTGACCATGTCATGCTTGCACCAGAAGCTGAGAAGCCCAGGCCACTGTTTAATTGGGAGATACTTAACATTTCACAGTGCTCCAAGAAAGAGGCTGAAAAGATCTAGCGGCCGatcaggagggcacagggacaagaAGTGGTGAAGAGAGTCAGAAGGATGTTTCTGGCCTCCTACCTTGTGTAAAGAAGTAGACTCTGGTGCCATCACCTCTTACATAGAAGTTATCAGACAGACATTGACCTAAGAGAAGACAGATATAAACATACAGTTACCAGTGATCACTTAAAAATCAACAACTGCCATCCAACAACAGGCCCTTCTCCAGCACACACTGTGCTTTGCAGAGTTAATGAGCTGCCTCCAAACAGGGCAGACACAGCTTTCAGAGAAGCAGAATCTACTAGTGACGGGGCAAGAATTCCCAGGGGAAAGGAAATACCTTTCTTGAACCGAAGCTGGGCAAGATCATAACGGCCGTAATCTCGCAACAAGATCATTCCTCCTGGTTTCAGAAGGCGACTCAGTCTGGTCACAATGCACTGCATTCTGAGAGAAGAACAAACCAGGAGCACTCAACAAGCTGCAAAACtgtgtttctttccttccaaaaaGATGGAATAAAGTTCTTTACATTTCAACTTCATGTGAAGAGCTACCCAAAGCTCAATTCTGAGCTCTCCCAGAGTCAGGTGGGTTCATTTTATTTGGCCTTTATTTTTTGACATTGTCCGATTATGCTTTTTTCCTACAAGGATAACatcctgccacagcagggatTAACTGCTCTCTCTTACTGATTACAAAAGGATCTTCACTAGTTTCTGCAAAACAAGTAGTAAGCAAACTTGAAGAGAAGTGTTGTGAAGTAAAACTAAAGGGAACCAAAAAAGAGACTAGTGTAGGTTGCAACAATTATCACACTAAGACTACAGCGctttctttacatttttcctGAACCTGAACCCTTCTTTCTTGCTGCCTTCCATGTTAGAAATTAATCTACCCCATGAGCCTGAAAATCCAGCAGAATACTTTCCAAAGTGAGTGCTCAGTGTGGCTGGGGCTCAGAACAGTGATCCAAGCAACGATCACCCTGTCCTCTGTCAGAATTGGTTATAACAGCAAATACCTGCAAATTTTGTTGGCTGAGGCTTCGTGGAAAACTGGACCACAAACAGAACAAACTTTAATTTTCCTTGATAGGACATTATTAAAGAACTCCAGTCATAGAAGGATTATCTTCTGCAATCAGAAGGAATTATTAAAACTTACTTCTCTGGGAGAATTGCTGAGAGGACAAAGATAAGAATAACAATGTCAAGACTCTCCTCTGGCATTGGGAAAGGACTTTGGTCATTGCACAGGTCATGGACAAATGCAAAGCAGCGAGAAGAATCATATTCTGCATTGTTCTGTATTTGAGGGAGAGAAATTAAGAATATTAGTAGCAGACCCTGATCTCAGTATTAGCTGGACTATATGGATTATTAGTATTATATggagtattttaaatttcacattATCAAGAGGTCTGTCCAGAGATCTGTTGCAGTCTCACTGGACTTTTGTGTCAGGTATATTCCTTGGTCAGGCAAGGAACAGGTGTGAagtgtgaaaaaatatttacacacaGGAGATTTACAAAGAGCTTTGGTCTTGTTACAGTcaatcaaaaaaccccataaaactgGACCAGGGTTGATCACAATTTTAAGGTCAGAATTTCCACTAACAGTGGTAAGAAATGAGAGATTTATACTGATAAATTGGAAACCTTTACATAAGTGAGAGTATCAGGGCACCTCTCTGCATCACTGAAATCAATATTCATTTAATCTACAAACAGATATTCCCtataccccaaaaataaaacttgaTTGACTACAGTTACAGccttaaaaaatcagatttagtTGCTGCTACAGATTGCAGAAGCCTCTACAAACAGTGCTTGTGTCACATACAAAAGATGAAATGGATGCTGACTGTGGTGCTATGCTCCCCTGTCATCTCAGGATTGCATTTGATACTTCATATATTCTCAGTACTGCCTTGACCAGAAATTTATCAGTGGTATTTGTCCTTTGACCAAACTCCAACCTCTTGCACCACAAACACGATCCCTCCTCAGGTGCTTGTACAGAAGAAATCAGACCATGTTCCCAGaactgtggtgacagtgacacaaataaaccaaaaccagctTAAGTTCCTGTTAAAAAACAGCCTGAATGTTTTCaaggtttgagtttttttcaaGTTACTCAGCTAAAAGAACACTGCATTGAGAAAAGTACTGCCAACCACAGGGGAAGAAAATCTGTCTGACTTGTTGGCTGCCAATGTGACATTTTGAGAACTTTTACTTCCCTAATTTCCACTATCTTTGATGGCTCACTTTCCAGATTTCCCAGTGCAAGGgtcagcaccagggctggctAAAACCAGaaagctgccagcacagccagagagTCACTGGCAGCTGGTATAGATTTGTGTAAATGGGCAATTGGCCCCAGATACTTCCCACATCTTCGTAAGTCACCCCTGAGATTACCTGGACAAGATCCACAGCTGCTGTAGAAAAATCACAGCAATAAACGAACAAGCCTGGGTCACTGCAATAAATCAAAGAAACTCATCATTTATGTTGAGGAATTAAGGAGTGTTTCAAATGCACAAAGCCCAGAAATCCTAGGCTTCAGTTTTTGTGCAAAATCTGATGGATTCCATTGCTCCTTTATGTCCATTCTTTTCATATGGAACTGActgcttcctttttattttaaagctaaaACCAAGGGCTTCCAAGCTCAAAACACAATAACCTGAAGCTGCAGATGGCAAAGATACCATTAGCATTTGGCTTTTCTCTGAGCTTGTCATGGAACATTTTTCCAATTGTTTTTCAGAGGCTGGTATCTCATGCAGGTAAAAGCCTACTGACAATTacttcacagaatcccagaatggtgtGGGCTTGGAGGAAtgttaaagatcatccagttccacccctgctatgggcagagacaccttccactagaccaaggtgttccaagccctgtccaacctggccttggacacttctaGGAATGTGgaagccacagcttttctggacAACCcatgccagggcctccccaccctcaaagggaacaattccttcctaatatccCATTTAtctctgccctctggcagtgggaagccatttcctcttgtcttgTCTCTACTTACTTGTTGGTTTGTAAAATTGGGAAGACTGtattcccagccccacagccaacCTGCATAAACAGAGCAGATGCATACAGTGAAAATCATTCCTTCAGCATGTACATGCAGATAATTTTCAATCATCTCTCTACAGCCATGTAACGAAGAACTACACATTAGTAAAGCTGAGAATGGCAGTGACTATTCTGAAGTGTCCATGCAAGATCTGAGCCTGTTAAGGTCTGAGGAACAGGATTACATGTGTGGGAAACCACTAAGCAAGCTCTTGTCAAAATCTTAGTAACAAGCTATACATTGTTACTCTTTTGAAAGCTGTTTTTGCTGGAATCCCAAGCATAACAACCTGAATGAGTCACTGAAGCACGGGCAAAGGCCATGGATGAGTTACATACACTTCCATAGAAAATCAGAGCAATGGAGAAGTTAGGTTTGCTTTACTCTAATTACTCCTTCTGCTTGTTCCCATTTGAAGAGATGATGGCTCACACAACTGGGTTTAGGGAATCTGCCTCTGAATGTTTAAAGAATCAGTAAAATTGAAACAGACTGAGCAAAAAACACCATAGAGGGTTTGCAGTGACAGCTGCAAGTTAAAGAGCTCACTCAGGTGAGATAGGAGATGCACGTTGAGAACACTGTAGTCTGAGGAAATCGTAAAAGTgtcaaattaaatttaaaaattcaggacAGTTCATACTAACTCTCCCTGGAAGGGCAGGACTTTCATATAATGCTAAGTAATAAACAAATCCAGTAATATCTACAGTGAACAACTAGAGGTGACAGAGCAAAAAGGTCACAACCAGCTGTGAGCCGTCCAATACTTAAAATTGCCACAAACTTCTCTGGGACAAAGCCTGTATCAGTTTGGGATTCCCTGTTATCACAAGGGCCCTAAGGAACAAACCCAAGAGCATCTTTACATTCTTGGCTTCGTTGCTTTGTTTCACATCTCCCAAGGCAAATAGGAGTCAACACAAACATGCAGAAGACAATGACAAGGTGTCCTAGGGTGACTAGATGATGCTTGCATCCCTGCTTGTcagttctgtttatgctggatgtTAAGTTCTGCATCTTTAAGACTGGTTCCAAGAGCGAAGGAGGAGAGAAGAAGTGTGCAGTTTGTTTGCAGAAACTGTACTTGCTCCTTCTGCTCTGTGTTCCTTCTCATGGATTGTGTTGTCTGCAAGACAGGCAGTGGGAGAGAACTCTCCTTTACTTTTAGTTATTAGCTAGCTGAGCTAGCGAAGTTCCCCGGACTGTGGTTTATCTTTTCCTTGGAACTGATCGACCCTGCTCTGGGCTAAAACCCCAGAACACTGGGAGCACACATCTGTGGCCCACCAGGGCCCAGGATGCAgcattccagcactgagggactgataacagactGAGTGAGCCAAGCTACACACCACGACAGGGGTTTTCTGAAGGtgccatctcttcagaacagtGAGAGGTTTTATCATTCagtattattcatttttatgccTGTGAATactttgcttgttaaataaacagcttttttccacttttctcctgggaaatattttcctgaaccAGTTGTGGGAGGGGCCACTTGAA contains:
- the LOC135458317 gene encoding tRNA N(3)-methylcytidine methyltransferase METTL2-like; protein product: MAAPCEAGERRPFGRRLLTDPSRLFQHNAWDNVEWSEEQEASARSKVQENSSQLLPQDKQEEYEVNAKKYWDDFYKIHENGFFKDRHWLFTEFPELAPHRNSSQNGDSVHGFSNKEESKKEGLGSCEICHCSLETRTERQLNLIKSPPGGHTEELAAQKSSDGHYPGAAASYRILEVGCGAGNTVFPILQTNNDPGLFVYCCDFSTAAVDLVQNNAEYDSSRCFAFVHDLCNDQSPFPMPEESLDIVILIFVLSAILPEKMQCIVTRLSRLLKPGGMILLRDYGRYDLAQLRFKKGQCLSDNFYVRGDGTRVYFFTQDELDHLFTTAGLEKVQNLVDRRLQVNRGKQMTMYRVWIQCKYCKPSTLQP